The Actinomycetota bacterium genome contains the following window.
AGGCCGCCCCCAGCTTCCGGCGCTTGACGCGGAAGTACGTCATCTCGCGGATCATCAACCGGTCCTGGTTGGCGTCGTGCATGTGGTGGAGCTGCACGTCGGGGTTGCGGCGGAGCAACTCGGCGCCGGGCTCCTTGCCGATCTCCATGGCTACTGTCGGCTCGTCGGGGTGGACCTTCTGGCGAACCGGCACCAGGAACGTCTGCGGGAGCCAGGGGGCCCCGAGGGCGGCGTAAAGGTGGACGGCGGCGCCGTTCGAGGAGCCGATGGCCACGGCCGGGGACCGGCGCGCCGGGTAGGCCGCCGCGGCCCACCTGGACAGCTCCTCGACGTCGACCATGTCGATCTTGTCGGGGGGGATCGACTCGTTCCAGCCGCTGAAGATGTAGAGCTGCTTGCGCAGCGGCTTGGGCAGGATGTTGGCCCGTGCCGCCGGGGGCTTCAGAACGGGGCTCAGGCCCAGAGCGGGGAAGTCCTTCCCGTTCAGGTACCGGGCTGTGGCCTTGACCATGGCGGTGGCCGAGTCGAAGTTGGCGATGAACTCAGGGGGCTTCCTCATAGTGCTTTCCTCTGCTCGGTGCTCGCCTCTTCATGGCGCGCTCCATCGGTGCTCGCCGCGAAGTCGCTGATGACGGTGGCGAAGGCGTCGGGGGCGTCGTGGGCCATGGCGTGGGGCACCCCGTCGAGTACCCACAGTTCGCCGCGGGGAAGAAGGCGGGCGACCTCCTCGGCCCATGCCTGGGAGACGATGGGGTCCTTGGTGCCGCGCACGACCATGGTGGGCGCGCTCACGAAGGGCAGCTTGTCCTCAATGCGGTCGGACCGGGCGTGGAGAAAGGTGCGCAGGCCGCGCACAGGCCCGACCTCCCGCCATTCCCTCCTCAGCAGCCGGCGGAGTTCCCCGGACTGGGTCTTCTGCTCTTTCATCCACCGGTAGAGCTGCTTGGCCAGGGCGCTGGCGCTCGGGTCGACGATGGGCCCGGCGAGGACCAGTGCCTCGACGAGGTCGGGCCGGCGTAGGGCCAGCTCGACCGCCACCTGGGCGCCGAACGAGTTGCCGGCCACGATGGCGGGGTGCCCGACGGCGGGCTCCCACCACTGCTCGAGAGCGTCGGCGATGTCGAACACGGTGGGCGCCTTCTCTTGGACCTCGGTCTGTCCCGACCCCGGCATGTCGGGCGCGAGGACGTGGAAAGAGCCGGCCAGGCGCTCGGCCGTGGGCACGACCATGGCGGAGGACACCACCAGCCCGTGGAGCAGGACGACCGTCGGACGGGTGGGGTCGCCCCACTCCCGGGCGTGGACCCCGGGGCCGTCGACCCGGGCCCGGCTCGGCGAAGGCGCGGTCACCGGGACCGGGGGGACCGCTCGAGGCCTGATGCGCCGGGCCTCGAGTCCGGGGCCGTTCGCCTCGGGACCGATCGCCACCCGCCGGGCCACCTCCGATGGGCCGCCCGCCCACCCGCCCCTGGCCCCCTGGCCCTGCTCGATCGGCTGGTGCAAGTTGCCCGACGTGGGCTCGGCCGGGGCCTCGCTGAAGTGGGACAGGTGGACCAACCGCCCGCTGGCTCGCTCGGTCAGTCGGCGGGACAGGCCGTACTGGCCCACCGTCAGGCGGGGGATGGCCCCGGGAAGGACGCGGTCGCGCGGACGCTTGGCGCACGAGACGATGGCGGCCGCCACGCGGTCGGGGTCGGCGACAGGTGTCAGCGCCTTCACGGCGCGCCCCGTGTAGTTGGCCGCGTGCTGGAAGAGCGGGGTGTCGACGGCCGCGGGGAGCACCTCGCATACGCGGATGCCGGGGGCGTCGAGTAGCTCGGTGCGTAGGCAGGCCGTGAGGGCATGGCCGGCGTGCTTGCTCATGACATAAGCCGACAGGTAGGGGGCCGGGACCTCCGAGAGCACCGAGCCAACGTTGATCAGGGTGCCGCGTCCCTGCTCCCGGAACACCCCGAGCGCGGCTCGGGCACCGAGCACGTAGCCCATCACGTTGACATCGAGGAGCCGCCTGATGTCCTCGACGGGTTCCTCCCCGAAGCGGGAGAACATCAAGACGCCGGCGTTGTTGACCCACACGTCAAGGCGGCCGTGCTGCTCGAGGGCGGTGGCGGCCGCGCGCTCGGTGGTGGCGGGATCGGTGACGTCGCCGGCGACAGCCACCGCCTTGGCTCCGCCCCGGCGGCACTGCCGGGCCAGCTCGTCCACCACCGCGCCCCGGCGGGCGACGAGGACGAGCCCGGCACCGTCGGCTGCGAACCGCAGGGCGGCGGCCCGGCCTATCCCGCTTGACGCACCGGTGACGACGACTGCTGCATTTCGGGCTGTATGGGGCATCGGCTGCACTCCTTGGGCCGCTCGACCGGTAGTGTCCTTCCCGTCGTCCACTACCGAAAGGGCCCGGTTTGGTTACGAATCGGCGCGTCCCGTCCGTACGCTGATCAGGGATGCAGGCCGACGAGTTCGAACGCATCGCCCAGGCGGAGGACGACCATTGGTGGTACCGCCACACCCGGGCGCTGATGGCGTCGATGCTCGACCCGTGGCTTAAGCCGGGCTCGCTGGTCCTCGACGCGGGCTGCGGGCCGGGAGGGAACAGCGCCTTCCTGGCCCCCTACGGCAAGGTCGTGGGGGCGGACATCTCACCTGATGCCATGCGCCTGGTCCGGCGGCGGTGGCCGGCCACCAGCCCGGTGCGGGCCAGCATCGGGGACCTCCCGTTCGCCTCGGGATCGTTCGACGTGGCCGTGACCGTGACCGTCCTGGCCATGCTGCCCGACGACCACCGGGCGGTGGCCGAGGTCGCACGGGTGGTCAAGCCGGGCGGGGCCGCCTTCTTCATCGAGGCCGCCTTCCCGGCCTTGCGCCGGGGCCACGACGTGGTGTGCAACGTGGTGCGCCGCTACCGGCGGGCCGAGTTCCTGGCCATGATCGAGGGGGCCGGGTTCCAGGTGCAGCGGGCCACCTACGTGCACTCCTACCTGGTGCCCCCGGCCGCCGCCCTGGCCCTGGCCTCCCGGGTGGCGCGCCGCTCGCCGGTGGCCGCCAAGTCCGACCTCCAGCACGGGCGGTCCCTCGACCGGGTGTTCACCGCCCTGACGGCCACCGAGCGCCGGCTACTGGCCCGGCGGGACCTACCCGTGGGGGTCTCGGTGGCCGCGGTGGCGACCAAGTAGGGGTGCCGCGGGGCGCACGCTCCCGCCGGGACCAGCTACCACTTGCCCCGGTGGCGTTCGAGGAACAGTTCGAGGCGGAGCATGAGGAGCCCGCCCAAGGCGCGGGCCACCGAGCGGGGGTTGAAGAACTGGGAGTGACCGTGGCGGCGGGGGTGGTGGCTCACCGGCACCTCCACGAAGCTGGCCCCATTGTCCTGGAGCTTGCGGACCAGTTCCACGCAGATGACGCCGCTGGTGTGGAAGAGCTGGGCCCGTTCGAGCGCCTCCCGGCGGATCAGCCGGAAGTCGCAGTCGACGTCGCGGACCTGGAGGCGGAACAGGCGACGTACGGTCCGCTGGTAGGTCCAGCCCACGATCTTGCGGCTGAGGGGGTCCGAACGGCTCTTCTTCCAGCCCTGGACGACGTCGACGTCGTCGGTGGCCGCCTCCACCAGCAGGGCCAGCTCGGCGGCGTCGTACTGGCCGTCGCCGTCGGTGTAGAAGACCCACTGCTTGCGGGCCGTGTTGAACCCCGAGATCAGCGCCCCGCCGTAGCCCCGGTTGAAGGGGTGGCGGACGACGCGGAGCTGGGGCACCTCGAGAGCCGTGGCCTCCAGCACCTCGGGGGACGTGTCCGTGGACGCGTCGTCGACCACGATCACCTCGAAGTCGGCGATGCCCAACTGCTCGATGGTGGTGGCCACCGTCTTGACCAGCCCGCCAATGGTGGGGGCGTCGTTGTAGCAGGGGAAGAAGGCCGAGAGCGACCCGACGGCCGGGTTCACCGGGCCAGCCCCTCGCATACCGACTCGACCTCGTCGTCGGCCATTTCCGGGAAGCACGGCAGCGTCACGCACTCGGCGGCCCAGGCCTCCGCTTGGGGGCAGGGCCGGGGGGCGAACCGTCCGTAGGCCGGCTGGGCGCTGATGGCGGTGGCGTAGTGGACGTCGGTGGAGAACGCCAGCGCGGCCCGGAACCGTTCCCGGTCGCGAGAGCGCACGACGCACAGGTGGTACACGTGGTCGGGGTGGTCGGCGGGCCAGGCCAGGTGGGGGGCAGCCGCCCGGTAGCGGGCCGCGATCGAGCGGCGGCGGGCGTTGTGGGCCGGCAGGTGAGCCAGGGCGACCCGCAGCACGGCCGCCTCCACCTCCGACAGCCGGCTGTTGCCGGCCACGTGGCGGTGGACGTAGCCGTCCTCGCGGGCATGGTTGCGCAGGAGGCGGACGAGGGCGGCCAGGTCGCCGTCGTCGGTGACCACGGCCCCGCCGTCGCCTATCCCCCCCAGGTTCTTGGTCGGGTAGAAGCTGTAGGCCGTGGCCACGGTGGGGGACGACGGGACCGCCCCGTGGGCCTGGGCGGCGTCGTCGACCACGGGCACGCCGATGTCGGGGATGGGGGCCGGCCGGCCGTAGAGGTGAACGGGGACCACGGCCCGGGTGCGGGCCGTGACGGCCGCGGCGGCCGCGTCGAGGTCGAGGGCGGCGGTGCCCGGGTCGACGTCGACCACGACGGGCGTGGCCCCGGTGGCGCACACCGCGTAGACGGTGGGAACGGCCGTCAGCGCGGGCACGATCACCTCGTGGCCGGTCCCGACCCCCATGGCCACCAGCGCCAGGCGCAGGGCCTCGGTCCCCGACGCCACGGTCACGGCGTGACGCCTCCCGGCGAACCGGGCGAACTCCTCCTCGAAGGCCGCCGTCTCCTCGCCCAGCAGCAGCCGCCCGGACGTCATGGCCCGGGCCGCGGCCTCATGGGCCTCGCCGGCCATCGCCGCCCACCTCCTCCCCAGGTCCACCACCGGCACCACCGCCATCACCAGCCCCTGCAGGTACGGGGGACGGGCGCCACCCCCGAAACCTGCGCGGGAAACGTGGGCGTTTCGCCCACGTTTCCCGCGCAGGTTTCGCGAGGGGTCAGATGTACCAATCGAGGCGGGGGCGGTAGTAGGCGATGGTGGCGGCCATGCCGTCGGCGAAGGCCACCGACGGCACCCAGCCCAGCACCCGCTTGGCCTTGGCCGAGGTGCCGCGGTAGGTGCCGATGTCGATGCGGGCGCGCTCGGGCGGCCAGGGGACGAGCTCGACCGAGCCCGTCCCGGCGGCGGCCACGATGGCCTCGGCCGCCTGGCGGACCGTGAGGGTGTCGTCGTGGCTGAGGTTGAAGACCTGGCCCCAGGCGTCCTCGGCCCGGGCAGCCCGCAGGAAACCGGCCACCGCGTCGTCGACGTGGAGCAGGTCGCGCTCTTGAGAACCGTCGCCGTACACGACGATGGCTTGGTCCTCGAGGGCCAGCCGCAGGAACACGGCCATGAAGGACTGGTGGTCGCCCAGCAGCCGCTGGCGGGGCCCGTAGACGTTGGTCAGGCGCAGGGCGCACGTCTTCATCCCGTAGGTGCGGGCGTAGAGGAGGTGGAACTGCTCGGCCGCGTACTTGGAGATGCCGTTGACATCGGCCGCGTTGACCGGGTGGTCCTCGTCGACAGGCAGGTAGCGGGGCCGGCCGTAGACCTGGCGGGTGGACGCGTACACGACCGGGGCCGTGGGGTTGACCCGGCGCAGCAGCTCGAGGAAGGCCAGGTGGCTGCGGGTGTTGAGGTCGAGGTCGGCGATGGGGTCTTCCATGGAGTCGACGTGGCTGATCTGGCCGGCCAGGTTGAACACGTAGTCGGCCCGGGAGGCGGCGTCGGACACGGCGGTGGCGTTGCTGATGTCGGCCACGACCACCTCGACGCCCGTACCGGCCCCGTCGAGGTTGCGGCGGTTGCCGCCGTGGCGGGGCACCAGGGCGTCGACGACCGTCACGTGCGCCCCGGCCTCCACCAGACTGCGAGCGAGGTTGGACCCGATGAAGCCGAGCCCACCCGTCACCAGGCAGCGGCTGCCGGCGAACGGGGCAGCGTCTGGGGCGGGCACAGGCTCGATCCTACTGACGCCCGCGGCCGCCCCGGCGTGCCCGGCGTACCCGGTCAGGTGTGCGACGCTGGGCCGGTGGTGCCCGACGTCCTCGCTCTGTACTCCGGGTCGCCGGGCCGGGCCCGGGCCCGGGCGTGGGCCCGCTGGGCGACTACCCCCGTGCGGGCCGTCGGGCAGCGGGTGCCGGCCCGAGGGCGGGTCCTCGAGGTCGGGTGCGGCCTGGGGGTGATCTGTTGCCACCTCGCCCTGGGTTCGCCCGAGCGCGACGTGGTCGGGACCGATGGGGACCTCGACGACATCGTGCAGGCCCGCCTGGCCGCTCGGCGGGCCGGCTCCCGGGCGGCCCGCTGCGAGTTCCAGCTCACGCCCCCGGGCGAGGTGCCCGAGGGGCCGTGGGACGCCGTCCTGCTGGTCGACGCCCTGGCCCGGCTCGACCCCGCTGCCCAGGAGGGCCTGGTCGGCTCGTGCGCCCTCGAACTGGCCCTCGGTGGGGTGCTGCTGGTGAAGGAGATGGGCCCGAGACCGCGGTGGAAGCTGCCCGGGCCCCACGGTGGCCCCGCGCCCCAGCAGTTGGAGCAGTGGATGGAAGATGCCGGTCTGGTCGTGAGCCGCGAGGCCGTCGACCGGGGCTTTCCTCAGCCCCACCATCTGATGACCGGCGCCCGGCGCCGCTCCGTCAGGTCAGCCCCGGCCCGGGGCTGAGCTACTACATCCGGTCGAGCATCCGGTCGAGCACGCGGGCCCGTTCGGCCGAAGGGAAGGGCTGGCCCACGCCCACGCTGAACAAGGCGGCCACGGTCCGGCCCGACCGCACGAAGGTGAGGTCGGAGAACACCTGGGCGGGAGCGGCCCCGGGGCCGACCGAGATCGTCGTGCGCCAGGTCACGGACTGGTCGCCGATCTCGCGGGCCGGGAGGAGCTCGGTGCGGGTGGTGGCCCCGGGCAGCAGGTCGAGGGAGAGCACGCCCGTGAACAGCTCGGTGAGGCAGGCCCCGATGTCGGACCGGCTGAGGTCGTCCATGGCCCTCTCGGCCGCCTGACGGTCGGAAGACACGATGGCCAGCGAGGTGACCAGGGTCGAGCGGTCCTTCACGAACCCCGGGGACACGGCCGAGTGTTCGGCGCCGTCGAGGGTGACGGCCGCGCCCGCGCACGCCTCGAAGTCCCCGGCGGCCCGGGCCCCGGCCGGCTCGAGGGCGGACGGGGGCGATTCGTCGAACCCCGGGAGATCGGCGGCGTGG
Protein-coding sequences here:
- a CDS encoding SDR family NAD(P)-dependent oxidoreductase, with the protein product MPHTARNAAVVVTGASSGIGRAAALRFAADGAGLVLVARRGAVVDELARQCRRGGAKAVAVAGDVTDPATTERAAATALEQHGRLDVWVNNAGVLMFSRFGEEPVEDIRRLLDVNVMGYVLGARAALGVFREQGRGTLINVGSVLSEVPAPYLSAYVMSKHAGHALTACLRTELLDAPGIRVCEVLPAAVDTPLFQHAANYTGRAVKALTPVADPDRVAAAIVSCAKRPRDRVLPGAIPRLTVGQYGLSRRLTERASGRLVHLSHFSEAPAEPTSGNLHQPIEQGQGARGGWAGGPSEVARRVAIGPEANGPGLEARRIRPRAVPPVPVTAPSPSRARVDGPGVHAREWGDPTRPTVVLLHGLVVSSAMVVPTAERLAGSFHVLAPDMPGSGQTEVQEKAPTVFDIADALEQWWEPAVGHPAIVAGNSFGAQVAVELALRRPDLVEALVLAGPIVDPSASALAKQLYRWMKEQKTQSGELRRLLRREWREVGPVRGLRTFLHARSDRIEDKLPFVSAPTMVVRGTKDPIVSQAWAEEVARLLPRGELWVLDGVPHAMAHDAPDAFATVISDFAASTDGARHEEASTEQRKAL
- a CDS encoding class I SAM-dependent methyltransferase — its product is MQADEFERIAQAEDDHWWYRHTRALMASMLDPWLKPGSLVLDAGCGPGGNSAFLAPYGKVVGADISPDAMRLVRRRWPATSPVRASIGDLPFASGSFDVAVTVTVLAMLPDDHRAVAEVARVVKPGGAAFFIEAAFPALRRGHDVVCNVVRRYRRAEFLAMIEGAGFQVQRATYVHSYLVPPAAALALASRVARRSPVAAKSDLQHGRSLDRVFTALTATERRLLARRDLPVGVSVAAVATK
- a CDS encoding glycosyltransferase family 2 protein, translating into MNPAVGSLSAFFPCYNDAPTIGGLVKTVATTIEQLGIADFEVIVVDDASTDTSPEVLEATALEVPQLRVVRHPFNRGYGGALISGFNTARKQWVFYTDGDGQYDAAELALLVEAATDDVDVVQGWKKSRSDPLSRKIVGWTYQRTVRRLFRLQVRDVDCDFRLIRREALERAQLFHTSGVICVELVRKLQDNGASFVEVPVSHHPRRHGHSQFFNPRSVARALGGLLMLRLELFLERHRGKW
- a CDS encoding DegT/DnrJ/EryC1/StrS family aminotransferase, producing the protein MAVVPVVDLGRRWAAMAGEAHEAAARAMTSGRLLLGEETAAFEEEFARFAGRRHAVTVASGTEALRLALVAMGVGTGHEVIVPALTAVPTVYAVCATGATPVVVDVDPGTAALDLDAAAAAVTARTRAVVPVHLYGRPAPIPDIGVPVVDDAAQAHGAVPSSPTVATAYSFYPTKNLGGIGDGGAVVTDDGDLAALVRLLRNHAREDGYVHRHVAGNSRLSEVEAAVLRVALAHLPAHNARRRSIAARYRAAAPHLAWPADHPDHVYHLCVVRSRDRERFRAALAFSTDVHYATAISAQPAYGRFAPRPCPQAEAWAAECVTLPCFPEMADDEVESVCEGLAR
- a CDS encoding NAD-dependent epimerase/dehydratase family protein translates to MPAPDAAPFAGSRCLVTGGLGFIGSNLARSLVEAGAHVTVVDALVPRHGGNRRNLDGAGTGVEVVVADISNATAVSDAASRADYVFNLAGQISHVDSMEDPIADLDLNTRSHLAFLELLRRVNPTAPVVYASTRQVYGRPRYLPVDEDHPVNAADVNGISKYAAEQFHLLYARTYGMKTCALRLTNVYGPRQRLLGDHQSFMAVFLRLALEDQAIVVYGDGSQERDLLHVDDAVAGFLRAARAEDAWGQVFNLSHDDTLTVRQAAEAIVAAAGTGSVELVPWPPERARIDIGTYRGTSAKAKRVLGWVPSVAFADGMAATIAYYRPRLDWYI
- a CDS encoding methyltransferase domain-containing protein codes for the protein MVPDVLALYSGSPGRARARAWARWATTPVRAVGQRVPARGRVLEVGCGLGVICCHLALGSPERDVVGTDGDLDDIVQARLAARRAGSRAARCEFQLTPPGEVPEGPWDAVLLVDALARLDPAAQEGLVGSCALELALGGVLLVKEMGPRPRWKLPGPHGGPAPQQLEQWMEDAGLVVSREAVDRGFPQPHHLMTGARRRSVRSAPARG